The DNA segment AAAATTGATCCAGAAATCAGAAAAAGAGCTATAGAAATGAAGGAAAAGGATCCGCTTCATCCAATTAATTTATTTAATATATCCTGGAAGGATGAAAATAATGAAATAAGGTATTTTGTTATGCCAAAAGAATTAACAGGTGTTGATGCAAATATTATAGTTTTATATGCTAAGGATTTCCCATCTGGAAGTCATAAAGTTGGAGCAACATATTCTGTATTAATGGAAAAAACAATAACCCATGAAGTAGATGCCTCTATTCATAAATTGGTATGGCCTTCAACGGGAAATTACGGTATAGGTGGAGCTTTTGTTAGTTCAAGAATGAATTATGATTCCTTAGTAATTTTACCGGAAGAAATGAGTCAAGAAAGATTTGACATAATTCGAAAATATGGTTCTGATGTTATAGCAACTCCTGGATGCGAATCAAATGTTAAAGAAATTTATGATAAAACAAAAGAACTGAAACAAAATGATCCTGAACATATAAGAGTATTAAACCAATTTGAAGAATTTGCGAATTATAGATTCCACTATTATGTTACTGGAAATACTATGATTGAAACAGTGAAAAGGTATCATATAGGAAATGAAAGAATTGCGGCGATTGTTTTAGGGGTTGGTTCTGCAGGAACAATTGCCAGTGGAGATAGAGTAAAACAGGAATTTCCAGAAGTTAAAATAGTGGCCATGGAACCGGTCCAATGTCCAACAATTGCTTTAAATGGGTATGGAGGACATGATATTCAGGGAATTGGAGATAAACACGTTACATGGATACACAATGTTATGAATAACGATGCTGTTGTTTTAGTAGATGACGTTGATAGCAAAAAGATGTTACAGGTATTAACAGATGAAGAAGGGAAAAAATTCTTAAAAGAATTTGTGGATCCAGAAATGGTGGAATATATTTCAGATAAGTTTGGTATTTCAGGTATTGCAAATGTTATTGGTGCTATAAAAATGGCTAAATTTTATAATCTAAAATCCGATGACAATATATTTGTTGTTGCTACTGATAATATTGCCAGATACCATTCTGTAATGGAACAAATGACAGAAACGTATGGTAAATTAGACAGAGCAGAAGCAAAATCAAGGGTTGAAAGAATATTCTTATATCAGGAAACGTCCGGGATATTTGAAGGGGATAAATATAATAGAGAAAGATGGCATAATTTGAAATATTATACATGGATTGAACAACAGGGAAAAACAATAGAAGAATTAGATGCACAGAAAGAACAAAAATACTGGGAAGAACATCAAAAAAAGGTTCATGAAATTAACAAATTACTGGAACAATATAGAGAGGAACATAAAGCGACTTTAAGGAAGGTGTGGCTTGAAAAATGAGGAAATTATTTAAAAATATATCATATCTTGCAACATTCGATAATGAAAATACAGAATTGAAAAATGCATACATTTATATTGAAGATAACGTTATAAAGGATATAGGAACTGGTAATCCTGATATGACAGCAGATGAAATTATAAATTGTAAAGATATGCTTATAATGCCAGGATTTGTAAATACTCATCACCATTTATATCAGTCTTTAACAAGAAATGTTAAAGGAGCTCAAAATGCAAAATTATTTGATTGGCTTGTATTCTTATATGAACGATGGAAAAATATAGATAGAGAAGGTTTTTATATAAGTTCAATTATAGCAAATTATGAAATGATGAAGACGGGAGTTACAACTACTACGGACCATTTATACTTATATCCATATGGTTTAAATGAGGCAATAGATGCAGAAATAGAAGGAGCAATAAGAACAGGAATTCGTTTTCACCCAACTCGTGGAAGTATGTCAATGAGCAAAAAAGATGGAGGTTTACCACCTGATAGTGTTGTGCAAACAGAAAAGGAAATAATAAAAGAGAGTATAAGAGTAATTGAAAAATATCATAATCCAGAAAAATATTCTATGTTGAGAATAGCATTAGCACCATGTTCCCCTTTTTCTGTTACAGCAGATCTTATGAAAGAAACTGTAAAAATTGCAGAAGAATATGATGTATTAATGCATACGCATGTTGCAGAAACACTTGATGAAGAAGAGTATTGTATAGAAAGGTTTGGAAAGAGACCAGTAGATTATATGGAAGAATTAGGTTGGTTAAATCCTCGTGCATGGTTTGCTCATCTTGTATGGTTAAATGAATCAGATATAGAAAAGTTATCACAAAATGATGTTGGCATGGCACATTGTCCATCTTCAAATATGAGGCTTGGTTCTGGAATTGCTCCAGTAACGAAAATGAAAGATAAAATGCGAATAGGAATAGCAGTAGATGGAAGTGCAAGTAATGATACAAATAATATGATTGCAGAAATTAGGAATGCTTTGTTATTACAAAGGGTAAAATATGGTGCAGATGCATTAACAGTGAGAGAAGCATTGAGGTTAGGAACTGTTGGTGGAGCAAGAGTGTTAAGGATGGATGATTATATAGGAAGTCTAGAAATTGGTAAAGCGGCGGATTTTATAGGATTCAATTTAAATAGATTAGAATTTGCAGGTGGCCTTGATGATCCGTTGGGAGCTGTTTTAATGTGTGACGGAAAACAGGTTGATTTAAATGTTATAAATGGAGAAATAAGAATAAAAGATGGAAAAATTTTAGATGAAGAATTGCCGAAATTAATAGAAAGACATAATGAAATATCAAAAAAAGTTATAAATAGTTTATAGAAAAGATGCGGCATATGCCGCATCTTTTCTAAGATTTCTGTTAGGGAGGATAAAATTGTTTATATTTTAATCAAAAATTATAAATATACTAAAGCAATGATTATGGCAAAATTCACAAAAAATTAATCTTTTCGTTTTTTATTTTTACATAAAAGTGATTTAATATTGGTGAATTTACGCGTGTTTATAATATTCAGGGGGATATTAATGATGAATGAAAAGATGAAAAATTTCCTGTTTGAAAAATACTTTGAAGATAATAATATGGGGATATTAATAGTAAAAGATAAAAAAGTAAAATATATTAATAAATCATATAAAATACTTGCCAGATTATTTGATACGGATATGGAAAAAACATCTCCTGTAGATATATATTTCAATTACGAGAAATATCTGGAAAAAAATACCCATTTGAGAAAATTAAAAGATTTATTCGATTCTATAACTATATTTCGTTTCTCGAAAACAGACATGACATTTACGCATGTTGAAGAATTTAATAGTAAATTTCTTGAATTTAAATTTAAGGGAGTAATTATAGATAATGAAAAATATTATATAATTACAGTTTTAGATGTAACCAATGAAATAAAACTACTTGATTATAAATATCTTGAAATATCAAAAAAAATAGGTGAATTGAGTTTTAGAGAACTATCAAAAGAAGATTTCAACAGTAAAATAATATATGAAAATATTCACCTTATTTTAAAAGAATATAATATAGTCAATGAGTTAGCGATTTCAATATTGAAGGGAGATAAAATATATATTGAATTTGGGATAATAAATGGAATTAATCTAACTGGGAAAAAATATTCAATAGCCGATAAATCTTTAACATCATATATTATTAATTACAATAAAAGAATATATATACCAAATTCTTTGAATTTTAAACTGCCATATGGGTATAAAATTTTTCATATAGGTCCAAAGCCTAAGCCTTATAGCGTTTATGGTGTTCCGTTAAGAAATGAAAATGGAGAAGCATATGGAGCAATTTTGTATGAAAGACCTGAAGAATATAAGTTTAATAGTTTTGATTTTAAATTTTTAGATGAGGTTACATATACAATTCAATCTGTAATAAGATTTAATAAATTATATAAAGAATTACATAATGAAAAAACAAAATATTATGAAATGTCGATTCGAGATCATCTAACAAGAGCATATAATAGATCCTTTTTAGAAGAATATTTGAAGAAAATATATAATAAAAGCAAACGATACAATGAGAGAGTGATTTTGAGTTTTATAGATATAGATAATTTTAAAAAAATAAATGATAAATATGGACATGATTATGGGGATATGTGCTTAACTGTATTTTCTGAGACGGTATTTTCTAATATTAGAGAATCAGATGTTTTTGCGAGATATGGTGGGGACGAATTTGTTATAGTTTTTCCGAATACAACATTTGAAAATTCAGAAAAAGTTATGAAAAGGATTAAACGAAAGCTAAAGAGAACGGAATTTCCAATAGATATATCCTTTGGTTTAACTGAAATTGATATAAATCTCTCATTAAAGGAAAATATGAAAAAAGTAGATGACCTAATGTATCAAATGAAAAGGATAAAAAACACCGGGACAAAATAAAATCCCCGGTGTTTTTTTTACGACCTCAATTTTAAATTAATCCTCTTTAAATCTTTATCTATATCTAAAATTTCCACAGTTACTATTTGATTTATACCTAAAACTTCAGAAGGATGCCTTATAAACTTTTCTGAAATATTAGATTTATGTATTAATCCATTTTCTTTAATACCAAGATCAACAAAAGCTCCAAAATCTGTTATATTTGTAACTCTTCCTTGTAAAATCATTCCGATTTTTAAATCTTCCAATGTTAAAACATCTTCATACAATAGTGGTTGAGGCAATTCATCTCTTAAATCTCTACCAGGTTTTTGTAATTCAGAAATTATATCCTTTAATGTATATTCACCTATTCCTAATTTTTCAGATAATTCTTGAATATTTATATTATTCAACTTTTCTCTTATTAAATTTAATTTTTCATTATCTAAAATATCTTCTTTTTTAAAACCTAAAAAATCTAATAATTCTTCAGTTTTCTTATAACTTTCTGGATGAATTCCGGTGATTTCTAAAGGGTTATTTCCATCAAATATTCTTAAAAAACCTGCAGCCTGTTCAAAAGATTTTGGGCCAAAACCCTTTACTTTTAATAAATCTTTTCTTTCTTTAAATGGTCCATTTTCCTCACGAAATTTTACAATATTTTCTGCCAGTTTTGGAGTAATACCAGAAATATATTGTAATAGAGCAGAAGATGCTGTGTTTAAATTAATTCCAACGAGATTTACAACATGTTCAACAGTATTTTCAAGCTTTTCTTTTAATAATTTTTGATTCATATCATGTTGATATTGACCTACTCCTAAAGATTTTGGGTCTATTTTTACAAATTCTGCTAAAGGATCTTGTATTCTTCTGCCAATACTAATAGCACCTCTTACAGTAACATCTAAATCTGGGAATTCTTTTACTGCTAATTTTGAAGCTGAGTATACTGAAGCACCTGATTCATCTGCAAATATGTATTTTAAATTTAAATTATGTTTTTTAACAGTATCAACTATAAACTTTTGTGTTTCCCTTGAAGCAGTGCCATTGCCAATAACAATAAGATTTAAATTGTACTTTTTAATTAATTCTAAAACAATTTTTTCGGCATTTTCAAAATCATTCTTTGGAGGAACTGGATATATAGTGTTATTTTCTAAAAATTTTCCAGATTCATCAAGAGCTACAACCTTACACCCAGTTCTATATCCAGGATCAATTGCTAATACTCGTTTATTCTTCAATGGAGGAGTAAGCAATAATTCCTTTAAATTTTTAGAAAATAATTCAATAGATTTTTCTTCTGCACGCTGAGTTAGAATATTTCTAACTTCATTTGAAATAGATGGAAACAACATATTTTTAAATCCATAATCTAACCCTTCTTTTATTATTTTGTTATTTTCTTCAAATTTTGTTAAATACTCTTTATATAATTTATTTATATACTTTTCATCAAGAGATAATTTTACAGTTAAAACCCCTTCTTTCTCTCCTCTGTTAATTGATAACACTCTATAATTTGGTATTTTATGTATTTCCTGCGAAAATTCATGATACATATCATATTTTGTTTTTTCTTCTAAGAATTTCTTTTTTTTATAACTTTCTATTTTTCCATATTTCAGTAAATCATTTCTTAGGATTTTTCTTATTTTTTCATTATGTGCAAAGTATTGTCCTATTATATACTTTACCCCTTCTAAAACTTCATCAAGTGTTTTAACCTTATCATTAATAAATGCATTGGCCTCTTTTTCTATATTTGTTATTTTTTGTAAAAAAATTTTTTGAACCAAAGGTTCCAAGCCATTTTCAATAGCTATATCTGCTTTTGTTTTTTTTCTTTTTTTATAAGGTAAATAAAGATCTTCTACCTCGCTTAATTTTGTAGCATTCAGAATTTTGTTTTTTAACTCTTCAGTTAATTTCCCTTGTTCTTCTATTGATTTGATAATACTTTCTTTTCGTTTTTCTAATTCTGTTTGATATTGATATAACTCAGAAATTTTTCTAACTTCTTCTTCAGTAAGATTTCCTGTAGCCTCTTTTCTATATCTGCTTATGAAAGGTATAGTATTACCATTATTCAATAGTTCAATTGTATTTTTTACCTGCCAATCTTTAACGTTTAAGTCTTTTGAAATTATATTTATAATATTCATATTAAATCACCTCTAATATTTCTTCTAATGATAATAAAACAGGGATTATATCCCTGTTTTATTAATTGAAATTAATTTTCTTCTTTTTCCTCTTCTTCATTTTTTTGCTTTTCTTCAAAATTTTCAACTTCAACTATTTCAACTTTTTCTGTGATATGTTCGGCAACTTTTTTACTTAAAATATCCCACATTAAGTTTCCTAAGATTTCTGCATTTGAATATATAATTTCTTTGGCTTTATCATGTGGAAGCCTATACATGTGTGCGAATGAGTGTATTGCTTCATTTAATTCCTTCTCTTCTACTTTTATATTATTTTCTTCTGCGATTTTATTTATTATTGTCATTTCTTTTATGGATTTTAAAGCTTGTTCTTTTAATTCGTTTATGTATGCCTCTTCTCCACCGTGTTTTTCTAATTCTTCTTCGTATTTTCCATTTTGTTTAACTCTTTCTAATGTTTTTTCAACAAAATCATCAATTGTTTCGTCTGATACATCAACTTCAACGTATTTGTGTAATTCAGCCAAGATGTAATTCTTTATATAATCATCTTTCCATACTTTAAATGAATCTGCTCCTTCCTTAGCTAATTTTTCTTTTAATTCAAGTACAGAATTTATTTCAGCATCTAATGTTTTAGCAATATCATCAGTTAACTCAGGAACAATTCTTTTATATACTCCTTCAACGTTTATTTGATATAAATATTTTTTGTCTTCAAATTCTCTGTTGATTTCAACATAATCTCCCTTTTTCTTTCCAATTAAATCTGTAACCATAGGTCTTTTATCTTCTTCGTATAACACATATTCGCTTTCTTTATCTTTAAACAATTCTTTACCTTCTGCGTTTAAAACTGTATATTTTACTTTAACAAGATCTCCAATTTCTGCTGGTTCATCTTTTTCTTCTAAAATAGGATTTTCTTCAAGTAAATCTTTTATTCTATCTTCTACAAATTTTTCAACAACTTCTTTTTCCGTTGGAACTTCAACTTTTATTTCTTCGAATTTTGTAGAAACAACTTCCGGGTGTTCGTGCATTAATACTTCAACTTCTGCTGAATCATTATCCAATGCAAACGATTCAATATATGGACCAAATAAAACCTTTTCATCTTTAAACGAATCTTCAACCTTTTCTATTAATATTTCTCTAACCATTTCTACGAAATCTTCACCAAATTTTATTTTCATAACCTTTTTTGGGACTTTACCTTTTCTAAATCCATGAAATGTGTATCTTTGATTTAATTCTCTAACTATCTGGTTTTCAGCGTTGTCAATATCCTTTTTATCAAATTTTACCAAATATCTTTTTACATTTTTTTCTTCCGATATAATTTCCTTTTGCATTCTTAACACTCCTTTTTTAAAATTATTTCAATTAAAATTATTTCAATTAAAATTATTTCTATTTCATATTATACAAGGAATATATCTTAATACTGTTAAAATTAGGTCAAAATAGGATTTCGGGGACGTAATAACTTTTATAACTTTTCTTTCTATTAATCTTTTTTTTTTGAAAAAAATGTTGTATAATAAAAAGGGGATGGAGGTGGAATTTTGAACAAAAAAAGTATAAGAACTTTATTGTTTAATCATTCATTTATTATTGTATTATTACTATCTTTAATAATGATTATAATCATTATGTTTTCAATAAACATTTTTTTTAAAAAAATGTACAACTCGACAATAAAACAATCTGTAATATCTGTAAATAGATACTTTAATAGTAATTTGAAGTATCTGGATTATTATAGTGTTGAATATGAAAATATTGTTAAAAATTTTCTTGATGAAGTATATGTGATGTACTTTAATAAAAATTTTTCAGAAAAATATAACAAGTTAAAGAGTTCGTATATTAAAGATAAACAGTTTATTAAAGATATAAATTATTATATAATAAATAAGGATGGTGTGATTACAGAGACGGATTATCAAAAAGATTTAGGATTAAATATATCCAAAAGAGTACCAACTTTTTGGAAAAAATTAAATACAAAATTAAAGGAAAATGGAGAATATATAGAAAAGATATCATTTGAATTGAAAACAAATTTACCACGTATATATGGGTATAAAATTTTAAACGATGGAGAAATTTTTGAAGTGGGTATATTATTAAATGATAGAGCTGTTCCTAATTTCTTTAAAGAAATATCTTCTGTTAAATTTAATTTTATTGAAGGAATATATGTTTATAACATTTCATATATTCCGTTTTCATTTGAATCTCCTTTTTTAGATGATAAGGAAAAATTAATATTTGATGATATTGATTATTTTAATAATAGTTCAGATTATATTATAAGAGAAAAGGTTAATGGAGAAAAAACGTTCGTTTATTTAAAGTGGAGACCTGATGAGGATTATACATTAACTGCTTTGACAAAAATAGAGATTGATTTTTCCGAGTTGATAAAAACAAAAAATTATATTATTTTTATATCTTTGTTGGTAACGGCGATATTTTTATTTGTTTTTACGATATATCTGTATTATAATGCCAGAAAGGTGGAAAAACCTTTACAACAATTGATTCGTAATATTGAAAATGGAAAAATTGATGAAATAGAAACAGCTATTTTTGAAATAGATACATTGATAAAGTATTATTCTCATTTACTTTCAGAGCTGGTGAAAAAAGCTAATGAAGAGGAAGAAGAATTGCTAAATTTAAAGAAAAAACTTGAAAACATTGAAAAAGAAAAGAATATGTTATATGATATAGCATTAAAAGATGAATTAACAAAATTATTTAACAAAAAAGGAGCGGAAAAGGTTTTTCAAAGGGTAATAAGCAATAATGAGAGTTTTTGTGTAATTTATATAAATTTAGATAATTTAAAAAATGTGAAAAAAGCATTTGGTGAAAATATATCAGATGATTTGATAAAAGATTTTGTAGAAATAGTAAAGAAGACTATCAGAGACAGGGATTTTATATTTAGGCTTAGTGATGATGAATTTTTAATTTTGTTGAGATTTGTTAATATAGAAATATCTCAGAAAATATTAAAAAGATTAGTGGAATATGTAAAGAAATTTAACATAACTACAGATAAGGATTATAAGATATCAATGAGTTATGGATTATTGGAATATACTGGTCAGGATATTAAAGATATTATAACGGATGCGAGAAAAAAAATGGAAGATATGAAAGAAAAAAAGAAAGAAATTTTAAAAAGGTTGAAAAATAAAAGGTAAGGAGAAAAAATATGGAAATAGTGCCTTTTTATAGAAAAAAAAATGTAGAAGTTTATTTATTTATAATGCCACCTTTTGGAGTAAATACATATGTGATTAAATCAAATAAAACTATAATTATAGTGGATCCTGGTTGTGGAAATCAACATATTTTTAATTATTTTGGAGTAGAAAATTTCAAATATAAAGGAGTTTTAGTTACTCATACGCATTACGATCATATAGCTGGGCTAAATGAATTTGATAAATTTCATATAATGATTCCTCATAAGGAAATAATAGGGTTAAAAGATAAATCCAGAAATTTGAGTTATATGTTTGGTGAAGAGTTTGAAACCAATATAAATTACACAGAAATTTACGAAGGTTATTATGATTTTGGTGGTTTAAAATTTATGGCATCTTATTATTCAGGCCATACACCGGGTTCTATGATTTATGATTTTGGTGATTTTATTTTTACAGGTGATTTTATATTTTGTGACTCTGTTGGCAGAACAGATTTGCCTTATGGAGATGAAAAGGTTATGTTTGAATCATTAAAAAAATTTGATGAATATATAAAATCGAAAGAGGAGACAGTATTAATCATGCCAGGACATATGGAAATATGTTATTTGAAAGATTTAAAAAAGAATAATATATTTTTAATTTAAAAAAATAAATTTCTGGAGGTAAAAAATGATTGATCGATATGCGCTTTCACCTGTAAAAGAAATATGGTCAGAGGAAGAAAAATATAAAAGATGGTTGGAGATTGAGTTATCAGTAATAGATGCATTTGAAGAAAAAAATATAGCACCAAAAGGTACGGCTAAAAAGATCAGGAATCAGGCTAAAATTGACGTAGAAAAAATTTTAAAAATTGAAAGTATAGTAGATCATGATGTAATTGCGTTTATTAAATCAATTACAGATAATATGGGGGATGAGGCAAGATATTTCCACAAGGGATTAACATCTTCTGATATAGTAGATACAGCATGGTCTTTAGGTTTAAAAAGAGCAGGAGAAATAATATTAGAAGAGATGAAAAAATTATCCCAGATTCTAAAAGAAAAAGCTATAAAATATAAATATTTATCCACAGTTGGAAGATCTCATGGCGTTCATGCTGAACCGACATCATTTGGTTTAAAAATGTTATCATATCTTGCTGAATTGGAGAGAAATATAAAACGATTTGAAATATCTATTGAAAATATATCTTATGGAAAATTAAGTGGGGCAGTAGGAAATTATGCAAATATAGATCCGGAAATAGAAAAAATAGCATTGAACAAATTAGGATTAAAACCAGAAACAGTAGCAACGCAGGTTGTTCCAAGGGATAGACATGCAGAATTTTTATCTTCATTAGCGTTAATTGGTGCTGGAATTGAAAGAATAGCTGTTGAAATTAGACATTTACAAAAAACAGAAGTATTAGAAGCTCAGGAACCATTTAAAAAAGGTCAAAGAGGATCTTCCGCAATGCCGCATAAAAAGAACCCTATATTATGCGAAAGGTTAACTGGAATGGCGAGAATGTTGCGAAGCTACACTGTTTCCGGTTATGAAAATATAGCTCTATGGCATGAAAGAGATATATCTCATTCTTCTGTGGAAAGGGTATTTTTACCAGATGCAACATTAATAGCATTTTATATGGTCAAAAAAGTTCAATATCTTATAGATAATCTAATTGTGAATGAAGATAGAATAAAGGAAACATTTGAAAAGTCATATAATCTTGTATATTCTCAGAGAGTATTGCTATCATTAATAGATAAAGGCCTAAGTCGTGAAGAAAGCTATAAATTTGTTCAAAAATATGCATTAAAAGCATGGGAAGAAAGAAAAGACTTTAAAAAAATATTATGGGAAAATAGTAGAATAAAAGAGTTATTTAAGTCCGAAGAATTTGATGAAATATTTACTCCTGATTATTATTTAAGAAATATTGATGCAATATATGAAAGATTCAATTTAAAATAAAAAATGAGAATTTGGAATTGAACAAAATAAAAAGCAAAATCCCCGAAAACGGGGATTTTGTTAATTTAAGATTGTGTGCAGTTATATCTTTTCGATCATATAATGCTCAATATGGTAATTTATTTTTTTCTTAATTACCCACACTTTTCGTGGAAAAACTATTTTTATATATATTGTATTGAAAATATAGTGCTACCAGACCCACTCATTAAAGAAATAATAGAATTTTTATCCATATTTTCTTTAATTCTTTTTAATTTTGGATATTTTGGAAAAACCACCTGCTCAAAGATATTAAATGTATTTTCTTTTACTTTTATATAATCTCTTTCTTTTAATCCTTCATATAACTTCATTGGATCGCCGAATCTTGTTAATTTACTCCAACTTTTATCTATTTCATTATACATTTCTGGTGTGGATATATGAATACCAGGAAAATTAAATTCAAAATTTAATTTTAGAGGTTCTAAGAAAGTTAATTTGTCACCAATCCCTTCAGCAATAGCAGTACCACCAAAAATTAAAAATGGAACGTCTCCTCCAACCTTTGCACCAATTTCAATAATATCATTATCAGAGATATTATATTCATCTTTTAAAAATCTTAAAACAGCGGCAGCATCAGCGCTTCCGCCGCCAATGCCTCCACCTTCTGGCAATTTTTTGCTTAAATGTATTTTCAAATTAAACCTATATTCCGTTAAGTTCTTAAATGTATCTATAGCTTTTTTTATCAAGTTATTATTCCAAGGGAAATTCAATTCAGGAGACGACGTAAACATTTCTTTTTCAGCAAATTCAATATCTATTTCATCATATAAAGGAATACTTTGGAAAATCGTTAGAATATTATGATAGTTATCGACTCGTTTTTCTATAACATCCAAAAAGAGATTAACCTTCGCATAAGCTTTTAAAAGCATTAAATCACCTCTAAGGCTCTTAATGCTATTTTAGACCAACCCTCAAATTCTCCATTGAAATCTTTAAACTCTGTTTCGTTTAGCCAAAGTTCTTTAAAGTTTTCTTTTTCTTTAATATTAACATTTGTAACATATGCAATAAATAAAACACCAAGATGAACCCTTGAAACTTCTGTAGAATCATCTAAAATAAGACCGACGTATTCTAATGATTTTAATTCATCAATATATAATTCTTCATTTAATTCTCTGTTTAATCCGTTATAAAATGTTAATTCTGAATTTTTATTTTTATCTATTGGATTAATGTGGCCGCCAATTCCAACACTATATAAATTATGTAATCTTTTTTCTGTTTGCTTTTTAGTCCTTTGAACTACTAATATTTTATTTTTTTTGTTCTTGATAACGACATAAGGAATTATTTGTTTTGTTGATTCATCTTTTTCGGCAATTTCTCTATCAATAAAATATGCATTATTAAATATTTTTTCTAAAATATTTTGCTCAACAATTGTAAATCCATTATAAAAGTTTATATCATTTAATATTTCATTGTCAATTACCCAAACTTTTTCTTTCATTCAATAACCTCCACGGTAATATTTTGATTTGTATAAATACAAATTTCTCCGGCTATTTTTAATGATTTTTCAGCGATTTCTTTTGCATCTAAGTCTGTGTTTTTTAACAAAGCTTTTGCTGCTGCAAGAGCATATGGCCCT comes from the Marinitoga sp. 1197 genome and includes:
- a CDS encoding 8-oxoguanine deaminase, coding for MRKLFKNISYLATFDNENTELKNAYIYIEDNVIKDIGTGNPDMTADEIINCKDMLIMPGFVNTHHHLYQSLTRNVKGAQNAKLFDWLVFLYERWKNIDREGFYISSIIANYEMMKTGVTTTTDHLYLYPYGLNEAIDAEIEGAIRTGIRFHPTRGSMSMSKKDGGLPPDSVVQTEKEIIKESIRVIEKYHNPEKYSMLRIALAPCSPFSVTADLMKETVKIAEEYDVLMHTHVAETLDEEEYCIERFGKRPVDYMEELGWLNPRAWFAHLVWLNESDIEKLSQNDVGMAHCPSSNMRLGSGIAPVTKMKDKMRIGIAVDGSASNDTNNMIAEIRNALLLQRVKYGADALTVREALRLGTVGGARVLRMDDYIGSLEIGKAADFIGFNLNRLEFAGGLDDPLGAVLMCDGKQVDLNVINGEIRIKDGKILDEELPKLIERHNEISKKVINSL
- a CDS encoding trigger factor, encoding MQKEIISEEKNVKRYLVKFDKKDIDNAENQIVRELNQRYTFHGFRKGKVPKKVMKIKFGEDFVEMVREILIEKVEDSFKDEKVLFGPYIESFALDNDSAEVEVLMHEHPEVVSTKFEEIKVEVPTEKEVVEKFVEDRIKDLLEENPILEEKDEPAEIGDLVKVKYTVLNAEGKELFKDKESEYVLYEEDKRPMVTDLIGKKKGDYVEINREFEDKKYLYQINVEGVYKRIVPELTDDIAKTLDAEINSVLELKEKLAKEGADSFKVWKDDYIKNYILAELHKYVEVDVSDETIDDFVEKTLERVKQNGKYEEELEKHGGEEAYINELKEQALKSIKEMTIINKIAEENNIKVEEKELNEAIHSFAHMYRLPHDKAKEIIYSNAEILGNLMWDILSKKVAEHITEKVEIVEVENFEEKQKNEEEEKEEN
- a CDS encoding PLP-dependent cysteine synthase family protein codes for the protein MKRVPIVGPTYEEMLHPEKIDPEIRKRAIEMKEKDPLHPINLFNISWKDENNEIRYFVMPKELTGVDANIIVLYAKDFPSGSHKVGATYSVLMEKTITHEVDASIHKLVWPSTGNYGIGGAFVSSRMNYDSLVILPEEMSQERFDIIRKYGSDVIATPGCESNVKEIYDKTKELKQNDPEHIRVLNQFEEFANYRFHYYVTGNTMIETVKRYHIGNERIAAIVLGVGSAGTIASGDRVKQEFPEVKIVAMEPVQCPTIALNGYGGHDIQGIGDKHVTWIHNVMNNDAVVLVDDVDSKKMLQVLTDEEGKKFLKEFVDPEMVEYISDKFGISGIANVIGAIKMAKFYNLKSDDNIFVVATDNIARYHSVMEQMTETYGKLDRAEAKSRVERIFLYQETSGIFEGDKYNRERWHNLKYYTWIEQQGKTIEELDAQKEQKYWEEHQKKVHEINKLLEQYREEHKATLRKVWLEK
- a CDS encoding GGDEF domain-containing protein, producing MMNEKMKNFLFEKYFEDNNMGILIVKDKKVKYINKSYKILARLFDTDMEKTSPVDIYFNYEKYLEKNTHLRKLKDLFDSITIFRFSKTDMTFTHVEEFNSKFLEFKFKGVIIDNEKYYIITVLDVTNEIKLLDYKYLEISKKIGELSFRELSKEDFNSKIIYENIHLILKEYNIVNELAISILKGDKIYIEFGIINGINLTGKKYSIADKSLTSYIINYNKRIYIPNSLNFKLPYGYKIFHIGPKPKPYSVYGVPLRNENGEAYGAILYERPEEYKFNSFDFKFLDEVTYTIQSVIRFNKLYKELHNEKTKYYEMSIRDHLTRAYNRSFLEEYLKKIYNKSKRYNERVILSFIDIDNFKKINDKYGHDYGDMCLTVFSETVFSNIRESDVFARYGGDEFVIVFPNTTFENSEKVMKRIKRKLKRTEFPIDISFGLTEIDINLSLKENMKKVDDLMYQMKRIKNTGTK
- a CDS encoding Tex family protein produces the protein MNIINIISKDLNVKDWQVKNTIELLNNGNTIPFISRYRKEATGNLTEEEVRKISELYQYQTELEKRKESIIKSIEEQGKLTEELKNKILNATKLSEVEDLYLPYKKRKKTKADIAIENGLEPLVQKIFLQKITNIEKEANAFINDKVKTLDEVLEGVKYIIGQYFAHNEKIRKILRNDLLKYGKIESYKKKKFLEEKTKYDMYHEFSQEIHKIPNYRVLSINRGEKEGVLTVKLSLDEKYINKLYKEYLTKFEENNKIIKEGLDYGFKNMLFPSISNEVRNILTQRAEEKSIELFSKNLKELLLTPPLKNKRVLAIDPGYRTGCKVVALDESGKFLENNTIYPVPPKNDFENAEKIVLELIKKYNLNLIVIGNGTASRETQKFIVDTVKKHNLNLKYIFADESGASVYSASKLAVKEFPDLDVTVRGAISIGRRIQDPLAEFVKIDPKSLGVGQYQHDMNQKLLKEKLENTVEHVVNLVGINLNTASSALLQYISGITPKLAENIVKFREENGPFKERKDLLKVKGFGPKSFEQAAGFLRIFDGNNPLEITGIHPESYKKTEELLDFLGFKKEDILDNEKLNLIREKLNNINIQELSEKLGIGEYTLKDIISELQKPGRDLRDELPQPLLYEDVLTLEDLKIGMILQGRVTNITDFGAFVDLGIKENGLIHKSNISEKFIRHPSEVLGINQIVTVEILDIDKDLKRINLKLRS